TGAGTATGGATGGAGAACTTGATGCTTTTAGGCTATGTCCATGTTTGTATTTATACCCCAAAATTCGAAGAGTTTCAACATTAATTACACGTTTCTATAGCCAACTTAAAGactatataatatttatttttttaaccatgATACAAAGTTTTTATTCTCGATTAACGATGACTAATCTCTATCGATGTGAGGCGAGTTCTATTCTTCCAATTTACCGGTTGCTTAGGGATTAAATCCCTTACGAATTCAATAGTGATGAAAGACTAactactttaaaaataaaaattttaattactatattttacctaaaagatataaataaaagaatggtcatgttaattagttaaaaaaggacactagttaagaaagttaaaagtaaaaaaaaagaaatttattaaaaacaacgaatattttacttaaaaaaattgaatacaaaaCTTTTTCGCACTTCTCAATACTATATTTCTATATTGCATATAATGTGTGAATTTATTAGCACTGGttagcatttttcataaaagaagTACAAGAGAAATGAACACTTGCGATGGTAATGATGATATATACACAATGAGACAAGTGTTGGAAGATAAAATATTATAGAAATTGGAATTGTTGACCTTTTAAACTCACACCTTGTAGGAAACATCCTTAAAAAAGAATCCGTGGAAAAcatgttatcttttttttaggaAGGAGTCACAGTAATATGAAGTTGTTTTTAGGTaagtaaaattttataaaaaattgtttccaCACTAATAGGATTCGAGTTTGATAAGATCCATCATAATGAcaatttattaatcatttgagtTAAATCACTTGgttataaatgtattattattagataGCTAGTATATCATATTCTTATTAAACtcttttaacataaatataatctCTATATGCCATGATCGGCAATCGTATGCTAAACGTTTATGATAGAACCTAtcataaaacaaataacaaCGTTATTTAATGTAAATTGGGTATCCTTCGTGCCCGCAACTGCAGAGACTAATTCCTAAAAATTTTAATGTTGGTGCATGTTCAAGGTTTGATTTGAATCCAGTGCCTTAGTTAAACTAAAAGAAATTCATATCATATCATCTAAGCATTATTGGGTAAACAAATTAAAACGTTTATCATAGGAAGCAATTTTCTTAGTCATTGAATATGCATAATAGGACATATTTGCAGCAAGTTGTTGCTTAAACTGTTGGTTGTTGATCGTTGAATATGCATACGAGGAGCCATTGGCGCATTCTCATCcctttaaataatataataatatgtctTCAGACAGttcaaaacatattataatattttggttCAATATCACCTCCTTCTAATGTTTATCTGAAACCTTTGTGAACGTTGGATTTGACAAAACTTCTAGAAAAATGCAAGACCAAGTGTATATTGATaaaatccatttaaaaaaattatgtctacattaaaaaaaaaaaaaaaaaaactttctgaATGAATATAAGTAAGCTTGCTTTTCAGTTTAGAGCTTAGAGGTGTAACATCCTCTTCCTAAGGATTATTTTGTCTAAgatctattttaattaaatttagagaataaagaattaagataaaatataatatatgagaGTCAAATAAGAATCTCCTCTTAATCGAACAAAAAATATCGGAAGAGGATAACTCTAATTTGGCATGCAACAATTTAGAAGATGTAGTAGGTTTGGAATGAGTTTAATTCTTCCTCGAACATTTCGAAAAAGAGGAAGGGATAGTAGACATGATCAAAACTATATCTTGGAGGTGGTTCCTCGCTAAAAAGTAAGGGGGGGAGGAGCTTGTATGTATTTTGAATGGTTTTTGAACTATCTCATTTGCCTTAAttcaaaattagggttttttttttttttgttttgggtaGAATGTCCCTTGTACTTTTTCCGACTTATGGGTTATGTAGATTTTGTACTTTTCTCATCCTTTCATTAAATATTGATGTTAAAAGAAATGGTTTTATCAAGAATTAAGGGAGGAGGAAAGCTTTACGGAGAATGTAAAGTAGTTCAGAAATTGCACAAAGATCGGGGAGAGTTTTGATCCTCACAAAGATCAGGGAGAGTTTGGCTCAAGCTAAGATTATTGCCTTTGCATGACAACTATATATTGTCGCAGGGTTCTCCCCATGTGAAGCAACATTAACTACATTTTTTACTTTAGGCAACGAAACTTGTAGTCACTTACAAGAGTTAGTGTGACATTTGATCGTGACTTGTAACTTCTTCCTCTGAGTTTTGTATAAGTCTTCAAGTCGTCAATGTTGGAGTTGGTGATGTTACCTGAGCAGTTTGGGTTAGTCTTTATAAGTTGTCATCGAGACTCGAGCTCGAAGAcactattcatttttttttttttaaaaaagctcATTTGTGCAAGTTTTATCATAGGCAATGGTGTATCCAGAATTCTGAAAAAGGGGTGCTGATTATTTAacttcaatattattattattattattagacaTATACATGTTTGTCCCAACTTTTGtaatatgtcattttatgtcTTGTACTTTTTGAAATATGTCATTTTTGATCCACTTTCGCCATAGTATGTGGGACATCTTTTAAGTTACTTTCAGACTTACTTAAAATATTACTATCGAGGCTGCTTTGGAGTttatttaaatagattttattttccAGGCTGCTTGGAGTTTGTGTGGGTTGAAAAAACTCATTCCACAATATATAATggattattatataatttttcaattgaaCACAACATACATGTTGAATTAAATGAAATCTTTAGATTTCTTatttactttgaaatttcaaaatacagATAGGTAGTAGAAAATGTTACACACATGAATTGTTAATTAAGCAAATTAATTAAGAGATAAAGCTTCAACAATGGATCGACATATTCAATCTTGTTGTGATCAATTACTTGCCATTTTGTGGGTTGGACTTTTTGCATTTTCTAATCTCTGAGAGTAAATTAGCAAACCTACAATGCAAACATATATACCATTAGTTTTAGACGATTTTGGAGCTTTTTTACCCTTAGTTGGGactaatacaaaataaataagttattataaaataaaagtaattaccTTTTGAGTTCTTCCTCAATGGTGCCTTTATATGGAACTATTTCATATATGCCAGTATCTAAATTCACTCGAgtaaattttttcttcaataactGCTCACCCACTTTTACTAGATTATTCAAATTCTCTTTAGTAGATATATCTACAGAAGCTAATTCCCCCTGTAATGTATCGtcctatttcaaaaaaattaattatatatatgagaaataGAATCACACAAGAAATGTACTATAGATAAAATTtggtcaaataaaataaaatctagctggctatcatattaaaaaattcatttgtcAACTTAGGAACTGCCCGCACACTTGTGCAGGCATTATCCAAATTCCCTCCATCCATTTGTTTAAGAAGTAGATTTTAATAAGAACAGAAtttgattaatatattaattatttatttaaagaagaaatcttgggTTCCAAGAAAGAGGGATCCAGACCACCAATGCTCAATAGACAttgattcaaaatttaaattaaattaaaaataactaaacataaaaaaatgacatgatGACATCCAATAGAAAGAAGTATAATTTTGCTGATATTTGAATTCCGGTAAGTTTGACATAATCGCGGTGATTTTGTTAAAAACTACACTTcagagcttcaacaaaatcactaaatatttcattttgatttggtATAATTCCAAACATGTGCTTAACTTACTTGAATTCTAAGGTAGTTGTCTTGAGATTGAAGGGCAGTAAAAAGGACAGCGTTATGATAATCAACCATATCATTGCTTGCCTCATTGAAACAATCTAGTATTGGAGTTGATCCATTGTTGAATAACCAAGTTAAAGCACCCCATTTAGCCACCATCTTAGCATTGTACTTGCGCTCACTTTTGTTTGATCCTGTCCCTAAGGATATAACAATAAAACGATCATACCCTATACCATTGTCCCCACTCCCATCTGGTTTCCTTATGATATGCTTTGTCACTTCTCTTATTGCAACCATACTCTGCAATAAATCATATGTGTCGTCAATCAAGAGTAAGATCACTAAAGTCCTCGTTTTAGATCTACcagcaaaaaaattattttttactatattttataagcaaaaatgtcTCCTATACAGACAAAAAAACACCATATATCAAAACTTGCTTTAAACCTGAGTTACTTTTGAAGATTATTAATGAATCGACCCTGGTCCTTACAAAATTAGTAATTAATTTGTAAACTAAACGAtataactatatataaaaaagaaaaagaaaaaagatcttctcttctttttaacatgggatttgagtttttttcaatatgcttggtcCTTTGAGCCAGAACTTTACCGGATTGTTAGCAGCCACACCACCGTCGATGAGATTGTATTCTTTGATGACATTCCCatgttcatcttttttttcGAAATAGTGAGCTGGTAAATAAGTTGGAGCAGCCGATGTAGCTATGCAAATATCTGAGAGTAGTACATCTAATGCTGGCTCAGCTTCAATCtacataaaatatatacatataatcaaattaaagatgactgaaaaattcatataatttaAACGTGCATGCATGACTGTGTTATGTTTTGTATGCAAAAACAAGAATCAACCatatttaattaacaaaaaaaaactacctgGTAGGAGGAAAAAATGGTAGGTTGAAGTTTTTGAACATCAAAAGATGGAATAACAACGTTCGTCAAAGTTTGGCTCAAAAGTGTATCCTGTGTCATATTTCTTATCAGCTTATGAAGATACTCCCCATTATACTTAGATCCTGTCAAAGCCTTTGTTGTGCTTATGAGGGGTGCAAATATTCCACTGCAGATAATATTAGTATTGTTAGTTTTTATGTCGCGGCCTCGTGGCGGGTGATTGAGGATGGAACCCTTATTGACTCCTTAAATCCCACACCCCAACCagattttcatatatttatactttatattataatttatatgcatgcatTCATATTGTAATTATATAGATATACACCAAAAATTAAACATACAGACCTTTGCTGTGGAAAAATATTTGGCAAGTTTTGAAGGTAGAATGGTACAATTTCTTTAGCAGCAAATAAAGGACGGTTATTAGCCTTTCGATTGGGAGTTGCTAACATTGTAGTAATGAGACCACCTGTACTTGTCCCAGCAATTACATCAAAATAATCTGCAATCCTTGCATCCTCACCGTCTATCTCCTGTAAATTATTAATCAACATATATACATGTAAATAATGTAAAACTATATCAAGATTAATTAAGATATTAATGAAGaatatattgattaataaaacCTGAAGTTGAGATTCAAGGTAAGCAAGAATAACACCAGGAATGATTCCTCTGACGCCTCCACCATCAATGCTAAGAACAGTAATGAAATTCACTGGCTTAACTGCTTCCATTGATGCTATCAAACAGGTGTGTGACTTTGTGAGTGGGGGGATGGAGAATTTGATGTTTTTAGGCTATGTAtgtgtttgtatatatatatccaaaaattcaagagtttcagcattaattaaatttttccaaaattttattagGAGTTTAAAGGCTGGCTATCtacattataaaataaaaatatttttaatttgattatatttatataggGTGTGTTTGATTCACAAAACAATAAGTAACGGAGAGGAGTACAAGACATGACAAAACAGTATAGGACAAGACAAAGCTATACTCGATTaagataatatttatttatgttggaaattataaatgatattttggtttttttttatttttatagtttgTAATAGACAAAAAAACTGGCCTATGTTTAATGATggacaaaaatttatgtttttctctGATCTCTTACTGCCTATTTTTTCCGATCTCATGAAAACATGTATTAAAAAAGTTGTCCAATTCAatcccttattttttttagatcaaacacacccttagactttataaaaggaaaatgccaatatgttgttgatgtttagcaactcaataaaaaaagtattaatcttaaaaattatgcattcaattttttaaaagtcaaaatgttgtattttcaacataaaacttatatttttggAATCCTTAAGATATAAGTTAACTAGGCCTTttataaaataagaaattaataattgattatttataACCCACTTGGGTTAGGTTGGTATAGTATTGGTTTTGAACCTTGGAGTAACATAAGTTAATTTTAAACTAGCGAATATATCCGTGTAAAGTATGGGataattatctttttcttattctttacttttaattacTATATCtgaaatttctttaaaaaaaattactataccttaaattttgttggaaattattaaattatagaaCGTTTGAtggtttttaaataaaatgggATTACCcgtttcttttttgttgtgtttacgaagaatgattgattgattgttaatgtaaaattattatttattgacaGAGCATatcttttatttgttgaaatttttatggtaattttgtttttgttctacGTAAAAATCAAGTTAGGACCCCACAAACAATATTGAGTAAGTTTACTTgtgaagaaacaaataaaattattgaatgGTTGTTTGGTCATATGCTTAGACATATATTGAGATATATATCTGATAATGAAAAAGATTATATAataattctaaaatataaatgaatacTCGTGGAGAAATATAATCCATAGATAATCATGTGTCTTGAGTAATTTTTTGatgtaaaataatatatatttttaaatttctattattttttttagcgataactataaaattattttatcttgaATGCATcactatcttttttttaagagccatcaatatgtatttttttatataaacattttataatatattatattatattgctCTAAGTTATCAAAATTTATGGACCTATCACTGATCGTCCCACGGGTTTATCATATTCgtctcttatatatatatatatatatatatatatatatatatatatatatatatatcatgatcATCAAATTTATGTTAAACGTTTATAATAgggcttataaaaaaatgaaaaacaaagtgTTTACTATAACTAGACCTGGTCTTTGGTTAAATTGTTGGTTATTCATCGTTGAATATCCAAATGAGGAGATCATTGGTGCATTTAGATCCCTTTAATTTATACTAAAACCACTCAGGCCTGCAAACTCAGGCCGTATCACTAAACTATATCAAGATCGCTTCCAGCCTAAGCCAAACTCGAAAGAGCAAAgcaaagaaaccaaacaaacatCAAGAATTCAACTGACCGGCTTCAGACCTAAGCAGAGAAATAGAGGATCTGTTAGGAATATTAATGTGAtgttggaaaataaattgaaaaaattatattttgatctaatgttgtgtgaattgaaaaaattaagtgtgggagtcccacataaaatagaactcacacattagtagtgtttaaattgcagtatttaattttaaatatttttttgacaagttaattttaaatacttgataatgataaaaataatagtaattattatttttatttgagaatATCACTTCCTATAAATTTAGCTGCTTAtggtggttgtgataagaataagaatttaattaaattttttatatttcattcattcaaatccaatagttTGTTTCTTCCgcttttgtggatttgtttcttttgatcctatccacaagtgttgttaaactgattaatggataaacttcattttaatcttatccattaGATTAACTGTTGTCGCattttttgctaaaacagttgcagaatctctatataaatagaggactccactcagttcaaaaaacacatcaaagagtttcattgagttgtcgggaatgttggaacaaaatctgtttaacattaccctttgaaggttttgatgataacaaggtattaaaaattgtcaattggatatgctaatatttgttcaagtgtacaggaccatagacaaaatttgaaatcattattaggttcttgaagaacaaaagatagcaaatgaatcaacaaaaaggaagcttaagGCGTCTGAAGAGAAATgttcctgaagtgatgacgtcatcagaagcaagttcatcagaagcaagatcacTAGAAGTtgtagttcatcaggagatgcaagacttaaagcttcaaaggttgttcagtggatttaatctcgtctaagcattgctgaagactggaagagtgaagcaacgactattttgaaaggatttgaaggcattggcttgttctttgaagagcgttgacaaagtacaattgtacgaagtgtacaaccactatcttcactactcagtttgtgtctctgctacacGACAAGGATAATAGCTacgcctgcaacaatgttcctacatacatggaatggatttgaaattgatccttcaaaggacaataaccatattaggcaaaagatcattggtgattgatcaaagcttcaaacgactctattttgatgtgctggcaatgtGACAACGTCTCTTTTctacacctctatataaaggagtgaagacttagagaatgatatgactcaacaacaatttgaaagcgcctaaactctgtcaaaattgttctgcatcaaaagttcacttagaaattcttatcaaagttcatatcttagaaattctagagttttAAGAGTCTGcatcttatttttattgtgaacaccactgattgtatatcaagtgttcaacctcaaacatttttctttgtaattctatttgaatttggaagtctcttgcagttgtgcttgagcattagaagtctcttgattttgttcaagagcataggaagtctcttgcagttgtgcttgagcatttaaAGTCTCTTGCTATgtttagcagtgagcagttgtaatcagatactACAttatagtgaactctccttggaagtgcaagggggacaggactgacttccgatttgtggaaggaacctgtataattgttttgtgtctttcttctttctctctctgttttatccgctgctacTTAGTTCTGgaaatcacttcagaagcagaactCTATTTGCTtatgatcagtgttttcagcttaagagaaaacgaagaaaaagccaacacaattcaacccctccttcttgtgtttttctcaccttcatggaactctttctctcttctccctttctttacttgtgttgacgagtctttcttttcttcatctcctttttctgtcccttcagAATTAAGAGTGTTATTAAGACCACATTTCCTATTtcggtttaatgtcccttcgaaattaagaatgatcttaaaaacatagtccCTCCGATAatataagtcccttcggaataaagAGTGCtattaagatcatagtcccttttgGAATATAATGTCCCGTCataattaagaatgatcttaaaggtatataaatattctttcaatatttttctaattgagGAGAAATTAAAAAGTGGAAATGGTGGTatccatatttgagtggtcgtagTGCCATATTGATACTTTGGAGAAATGaaagttagaatggtggtaacaaCCATAGTTTTGAAAACCGGACCACCCGGTTGAACCGGTCCGACCATGAAGCGGTGGGGTGACCGGTTCGAGTTGATAAACGGATCGGTCATGCAATCAAACCGGCCTGAACCGGTGAGACTCGACCAAACTCGGGGAAAACTGGTGAACCGACGGGTTCGACAAACCGGACCGGTTCTATGTGAAGCagaaattaaatcatattaattttcaaaaaaatggcAACGCAGGGTGTTGGACCCGCGTCTCTTAGATTGCAATGCAATCCCTTTACCCACTGCGCTGTGTATATCTTTTATTTCTATCTTGCTTcttatcaattatatataataactgaaaagttttttttaaagggaactaaacactcttttttattttaaggaaccAAGCACACtcttatcatttaaatattattgtccgacatctcaaatattttaataaacattttttttacaatattttttttgaaagaatttttttattttactatatttatttgaatatgtattaCTCTCTTCGTCCATATATTTAAacactcatttgattttatttttgtccttaaatgtaaaccttttttaaattacaacactcattaattattttagtttctaaagtgACCGAGTCACCGATTCAATCCGAGTTAATGACcaagccgagttttaaaactatagtaaacatatttgagtggtctcagcaCCATAACAGAGTGGTAACAATACAATATCAAAgtggtttcaatattaaaagaGTGGTTTTAGTACCATATTTGAAGGTGTAAATCTCGAATGATTTTCTACAATGCAGTAGTTAACCACACAGTTGTAGCTaagcttgttttatcctggaggcggcgtggttgatagtctgccttgcaaaattttgggcagtgccacgaaacgtcttaaagagagtgacttggtcgtgactcaacctagtaacaactttggtagataatagaatttggaaatccaaatacaacagttttaaaatcaaaaacaacaagaTCATTCGACAACAATTGATCGGCTTcatctgattttgtttttgattcacAATGTGAATgttttcggttttttttttttttttttgagatctAGATGTTGAAACTCATGATTTTATTTCtatctttaaattttaaattttaatatgttgATTCGGACATGTCATGTAAGCACCAAAAAGCCACATAAGCATCAAGTTGACATGTAAGCACTCTTTAACAGAATTAGATGAAAAGGGTAATGATACAAATGTTGTATGATATAAAGGACCAATTTAAAACACAACTTAAAGTTTTGATATAGTACATTCAAATGAACGCGTGATGCATTTAGCCTAGAGCttaaataaagataatttgAAGCACAATATTTCCATTGATCAAGTAATGTATAAATACAACAATGAGTTTATGGTAAATAAATAATgactaacaataaaaaaaaaaaaaaaaaaaaaaaaggtaagaaaTATTGTAGAGCTTGTTTCCACTTAATATGTTGTAGAGCTTGTGTGACACATGTTGGTTGTATTTATGGTGGAGAAAGATATTTGGtgaagagtagtgatatttgaacaaccatttcataCAACTGTTggtgacaattttttctctctcttttcattggttaaaaacaatagagagaaaaaaaggaagagaaagaataagatgataatgtgaatatgataGAGGAAGTtttcaaaaagttgtcacaaggtggttgtacaaatatcatttttctttggtGAATGAAAAGAGTTTAGTGAGTTTGAAAAGATCAGCTTTTCCACGAGTATTCATGGAATGAGTCTTAGTGAATGGTGACAGGAGAGACGTCTCTACAACGGATTGAGAAGTAAACACTAGACAGTGTGTGCTCATGTAATGGGTGAGAGGGGTTGTCCATGCGATTGTGGTTAAGGTAAGTTAGGTTGAGGTGTAGTCTTTAGGGGTTGTAGGGAAGTTGGAATATATGTGGGATCCATGTGTATGGTTGAAGGGGTTGGCTGACTATGGGTGTCTCAATAAAGCTAAAATGGTTTCCACAAATTGAACATGTGTGGTGTGGCCTCATAGATTTTGGAGTTTTTATGTTTCTAAGAAATATATGCACTTCGAGTCAAGCTATAGACATGAAAGATTCATGATTTAGATCAAGGTTCGAGTTTGTTGTGGATATAAGGTTGAATCAGTAAAGTATAAAAAACGAAAGGTTTTGAGCTTGATATTATTGAGCGACATGATAGGGTGTTCATCTTGAGCATGGATGGTagcttgatattattgtgaaGGGAAGGATACttggttgaatttttttatttatttaattaaagtaatataatataatataaataaataagaatcgAAGAAaactccttcaacaaaaaataaataaacgaaGGAAATTTTCCTTAAATAATTTCTTTAGAGGAAATTCAATGTTTATGCCTCTATGGGAGCgataattgaatttatttaattaggaAAGCATAATATAATCtataataatatacaaataGATTTAACTAGAAAGACATAATATAatctagggttaaatatgtttttgatccctataaatataataatttttcgttttagtccctctaaaattttccttcaagttttagtccttataaaattttcaatctttatttttggtcccccgtttaaagtaaactcatatgtaaaattcatatttttaaataaaattttgcagaaaaatgcataatattataaatatctctcccaaaaaaaaaattagaattttttaccaaaacatgaattaaatatgaatttttatatgtttggaggtaaaaaattcatatttaattcatgttttgttaaaaaattctaatttttttttggagtgatttttacaatattccatacatttctgcacaatttcattaaaaaatacaaaagtttacttaaaaatagagaccaaaagtagtgattgaaaattttatagggactaaaacttgaaggaaaattttagagggattaaaacgaaaagttggtatattt
Above is a genomic segment from Medicago truncatula cultivar Jemalong A17 chromosome 5, MtrunA17r5.0-ANR, whole genome shotgun sequence containing:
- the LOC11409904 gene encoding patatin-like protein 1 isoform X2, which codes for MEAVKPVNFITVLSIDGGGVRGIIPGVILAYLESQLQEIDGEDARIADYFDVIAGTSTGGLITTMLATPNRKANNRPLFAAKEIVPFYLQNLPNIFPQQSGIFAPLISTTKALTGSKYNGEYLHKLIRNMTQDTLLSQTLTNVVIPSFDVQKLQPTIFSSYQIEAEPALDVLLSDICIATSAAPTYLPAHYFEKKDEHGNVIKEYNLIDGGVAANNPSMVAIREVTKHIIRKPDGSGDNGIGYDRFIVISLGTGSNKSERKYNAKMVAKWGALTWLFNNGSTPILDCFNEASNDMVDYHNAVLFTALQSQDNYLRIQDDTLQGELASVDISTKENLNNLVKVGEQLLKKKFTRVNLDTGIYEIVPYKGTIEEELKRFANLLSEIRKCKKSNPQNGK